From Actinopolymorpha cephalotaxi, one genomic window encodes:
- a CDS encoding endonuclease/exonuclease/phosphatase family protein — protein sequence MTTVRLMTYNVHGLRDDLSALTAVVEDLRPDVLVVQEAPKLLRWRSRCAGFARAAGLLYVAGGRTAGGNLLLAHQRTVVHGHAEERIPQRLRDPIRGVVSATLGVGGRKFGVVGVHLSLSAAGRVRDVDRVLATVRSFGDLPVLVAGDLNEHPGGPSWRALTGAGLQDVAGDGAHTFPAGEPRARIDAVFVSSGGGVRGRAVDLPADDESRARLARASDHRPVVVDVELGTDLGTDPGTDLGTG from the coding sequence GTGACGACGGTGCGGCTGATGACCTACAACGTGCACGGCCTGCGGGACGACCTGTCCGCCCTGACGGCGGTCGTCGAAGACCTCCGGCCAGACGTCCTTGTCGTGCAGGAGGCGCCGAAGCTGCTGCGCTGGCGCTCCCGGTGTGCGGGGTTCGCCCGGGCCGCCGGCCTGCTTTACGTCGCGGGCGGTCGTACGGCGGGCGGCAACCTGCTGCTGGCCCACCAGCGGACCGTCGTACACGGCCATGCCGAGGAACGCATCCCGCAACGGCTCCGCGACCCGATCCGTGGCGTGGTGTCGGCGACGCTCGGTGTGGGCGGGAGGAAGTTCGGCGTGGTGGGCGTGCATCTGAGCCTGTCCGCGGCCGGCCGGGTGCGCGACGTCGACCGGGTGCTGGCGACGGTCCGGTCGTTCGGCGACCTGCCGGTCCTGGTGGCCGGCGACCTGAACGAACACCCCGGCGGGCCGAGCTGGCGCGCGCTCACCGGAGCCGGACTGCAGGATGTGGCCGGCGACGGAGCCCACACCTTCCCGGCGGGCGAACCCCGGGCCCGCATCGACGCCGTGTTCGTCTCGTCCGGGGGAGGAGTGCGCGGCCGGGCCGTCGACCTGCCGGCCGACGACGAGAGCCGCGCCCGGCTGGCCCGTGCCTCCGACCACCGGCCGGTTGTGGTGGACGTCGAGCTGGGCACCGATCTGGGCACCGACCCGGGCACTGACCTGGGCACCGGTTGA
- a CDS encoding Gfo/Idh/MocA family protein translates to MAERGLERELRVGVIGTGIMGADHVRTIDTSVAGARVSAVTDLDAERARAAIAGIDGARVLSDPFDLVADDEVDAVLVASADATHEELVLACVRAGKPVLCEKPLTPAPEGSLRIVEAEEKAERRLVSVGFMRRYDPGYVDVKESLREGVVGAPLLAHCVHRNASSRPNTPSSGLITGSAVHEFDVLRWLLDEEITQVTVFRPRSSSRVVGDTTDPLLVLVGTESGLLADVEVFVNAQYGYDVRCELVGELGSLYLDEPVRVRRRTERARTTTVSLDWRDRFAEAYRRELQDWVSGAAAGEQRGADAWDGYVATVTAAAGVAALDRPGTPVPVELPPRPELYARR, encoded by the coding sequence GTGGCTGAGCGAGGACTCGAACGAGAACTCCGCGTCGGCGTGATCGGCACCGGGATCATGGGCGCGGACCACGTACGCACGATCGACACCTCCGTCGCGGGTGCCCGGGTGAGCGCGGTCACCGACCTGGACGCCGAGCGGGCGCGGGCCGCGATCGCCGGGATCGACGGTGCGCGCGTGCTGTCCGACCCCTTCGACCTGGTGGCCGACGACGAGGTGGACGCGGTGCTCGTCGCCTCCGCCGACGCGACGCACGAGGAGCTGGTCCTCGCCTGTGTGCGGGCGGGCAAGCCGGTGCTCTGCGAGAAGCCGCTCACGCCGGCGCCGGAAGGGTCCCTGCGGATCGTGGAGGCGGAGGAGAAGGCCGAACGCCGGCTGGTGAGCGTGGGCTTCATGCGCCGTTACGACCCGGGTTACGTCGATGTCAAGGAGAGCTTGCGGGAGGGCGTGGTGGGCGCCCCGCTGCTGGCGCACTGCGTTCACCGCAACGCCTCGTCCAGGCCGAACACCCCGAGCTCCGGGCTGATCACCGGCTCGGCCGTGCACGAGTTCGACGTCCTGCGCTGGCTGCTGGACGAGGAGATCACCCAGGTCACGGTGTTCCGGCCGCGCTCGTCGTCGCGGGTCGTCGGGGACACCACCGACCCGCTGCTGGTGCTGGTCGGCACCGAAAGCGGGCTGCTGGCCGACGTGGAGGTGTTCGTCAACGCGCAGTACGGCTACGACGTGCGCTGCGAGCTGGTCGGTGAGCTCGGGTCGCTGTACCTCGACGAGCCGGTCCGGGTGCGCCGCCGGACCGAGCGCGCCCGGACCACCACGGTGTCGCTGGACTGGCGGGACCGTTTCGCCGAGGCCTACCGGCGCGAGCTGCAGGACTGGGTGAGCGGCGCGGCGGCCGGTGAGCAGCGCGGTGCCGACGCCTGGGACGGCTACGTCGCCACGGTGACGGCTGCCGCCGGAGTGGCGGCGCTGGACAGGCCGGGCACCCCGGTGCCGGTGGAGCTGCCGCCACGGCCGGAGCTGTACGCCCGGCGCTGA
- a CDS encoding response regulator yields the protein MIRVLVVDDEALVRSGLRMILEAADDVVVVAEARDGRDAIAAVSRHRPDVVLMDVRMPELDGVRAAAEIGRAPAPSKVIMLTTFDLDEYVHAALRAGAVGFLLKDTPPRDLVAAVRTVAAGNAMLAPEVTKRLISSFADRGPSRAEAARERLRVLTGREHEVVRTIARGLSNAEIGRELAMSEATVKAHVSRSLAKLSLDNRVQAAILVHEADLA from the coding sequence ATGATCCGTGTTCTGGTGGTGGACGACGAGGCGCTGGTCCGGTCCGGACTGCGGATGATCCTGGAGGCCGCCGACGACGTGGTGGTCGTGGCGGAGGCCAGGGACGGCCGGGACGCGATCGCCGCGGTGAGCAGGCACCGGCCCGACGTGGTGCTGATGGACGTACGCATGCCGGAGCTGGACGGCGTACGGGCCGCGGCGGAGATCGGGCGCGCCCCGGCCCCGTCGAAGGTGATCATGCTGACCACCTTCGACCTGGACGAGTACGTCCACGCCGCGCTGCGCGCGGGCGCGGTCGGCTTCCTGCTCAAGGACACCCCGCCGCGTGACCTGGTGGCCGCGGTCCGGACCGTCGCCGCCGGCAACGCGATGCTGGCGCCGGAAGTGACCAAACGGCTGATCAGTTCCTTTGCCGACCGCGGTCCCAGCCGGGCGGAGGCGGCCCGGGAAAGGCTGCGGGTGCTGACCGGCCGCGAGCACGAGGTCGTTCGCACCATCGCCCGTGGCCTGTCGAACGCCGAGATCGGCCGGGAGCTGGCGATGAGCGAGGCGACCGTGAAGGCACATGTCAGCAGGTCGCTGGCCAAGCTCAGCCTGGACAACCGCGTGCAGGCCGCGATCCTGGTGCACGAAGCCGACCTGGCCTGA
- a CDS encoding aldo/keto reductase codes for MSRTSHTSHVSPPDLGGKHPLARRRLGSTGLEVTPICLGCGVLGGMPGIFGYDVAAERGVATVRAALASPLNFLDTSAGYSDGESERRVGAAIAEQGGLPPGFVLATKVDPDPRTGDYSGDQVRRSAEQSLERLGLDSFDLLYLHDPEVIGFEAATASGGAVEGLIDLAEQGIARHLGVAGGPVDLLGRFVDTGAFEVVLTHNRYTLVDQSARGLLEQARAAGVAVVNAAPFGGGLLAKGPGALRTYAYSEADAGLLARVRAMADTCAAYDVPLGAAALQYSLRQPLITSTVVGISAPERVDQTLAWATWPIPDELWASLQILAESGNDPGSDEEGRS; via the coding sequence ATGAGCCGTACGAGTCACACCAGCCACGTGAGTCCACCCGACCTGGGCGGGAAGCACCCGCTCGCCCGGCGCCGGCTCGGCTCGACCGGGCTGGAGGTGACGCCGATCTGTCTGGGCTGCGGCGTGCTGGGCGGAATGCCGGGGATCTTCGGGTACGACGTGGCGGCCGAGCGCGGCGTCGCGACCGTACGTGCGGCGCTGGCGAGCCCGCTCAACTTCCTCGACACCTCGGCCGGCTACAGCGACGGCGAGAGCGAACGCCGGGTGGGCGCGGCGATCGCCGAGCAGGGTGGGCTGCCGCCCGGTTTCGTACTGGCCACCAAGGTCGACCCCGACCCGAGGACCGGTGACTACTCCGGTGACCAGGTGCGGCGCAGCGCCGAGCAGAGCCTGGAACGCCTGGGCCTGGACAGCTTCGACCTGCTCTACCTGCACGACCCGGAGGTGATCGGCTTCGAGGCGGCGACGGCCTCCGGCGGGGCGGTGGAGGGGCTGATCGACCTTGCGGAGCAGGGCATCGCCCGGCACCTCGGCGTGGCCGGCGGACCTGTGGACCTGCTGGGCCGGTTCGTGGACACCGGTGCGTTCGAGGTGGTGCTCACCCACAACCGCTACACGCTGGTGGACCAGTCCGCCCGCGGCCTGCTCGAGCAGGCAAGGGCCGCCGGGGTGGCGGTCGTCAACGCCGCGCCGTTCGGCGGCGGCCTGCTGGCCAAGGGACCCGGCGCCCTGCGCACGTACGCCTACAGCGAGGCCGACGCCGGCCTGCTGGCCCGGGTGCGCGCCATGGCCGACACCTGTGCGGCGTACGACGTGCCACTCGGCGCGGCGGCCCTGCAGTACTCCCTGCGGCAACCACTGATCACCTCCACGGTGGTCGGCATCTCCGCGCCGGAACGCGTGGACCAGACCCTCGCCTGGGCGACCTGGCCGATCCCGGACGAGCTGTGGGCGTCCCTGCAGATCCTGGCCGAGAGCGGGAACGACCCCGGCAGCGACGAGGAAGGCAGATCATGA
- a CDS encoding sensor histidine kinase: protein MDRTEVVGERVQRWVARAYDRSAPWLLGAAVFGQSIATVRDWTAPVVLVLTSLTAVAAGVARRSRWPLFTTTAAGVLLLGLWPGLLVSAYYAGTTLRRRRELAAFLGGCLAVILPAYTFFTDLGVHMVGCSQPCLGTGAQLDGLANKGSALLFIGMGLVVGLWVRARRDVLAGLHERAERLEREQAARAEQARGQERARIAREMHDVVAHRVSLMVLHAGALEVNAPDERTARAAELIRGTGRDALENLREVLGVLRAPAGAPAPLTPQPGLDDVAGLVAQSRAAGVEVTRRDEGTPRELPAMVGSTAYRIVQEGLTNVHKHAPGAPVEVVVGYGPEEVSVTVRNEAPTRQATGPGGGFGLVGLRERVHLLGGEFRAGPTARGGFEVVAVLPARTSRSGTETAGTQTAGTETAGTDLPYAAHDRGAAT from the coding sequence GTGGACAGGACCGAGGTGGTCGGCGAGCGGGTGCAGCGCTGGGTGGCCCGTGCGTACGACCGGAGCGCGCCGTGGCTGCTCGGTGCCGCGGTGTTCGGGCAGTCGATCGCGACGGTGCGCGACTGGACCGCGCCGGTGGTGCTCGTCCTGACCTCACTGACGGCAGTGGCCGCCGGGGTGGCCAGACGGAGCAGGTGGCCGTTGTTCACCACGACGGCGGCCGGGGTGCTCCTGCTCGGCCTGTGGCCGGGCCTGCTGGTCTCCGCCTACTACGCCGGAACCACCCTGCGCCGGCGTCGTGAGCTCGCGGCGTTCCTGGGCGGATGCCTCGCCGTGATCCTTCCGGCGTACACCTTCTTCACCGACCTCGGGGTGCACATGGTGGGGTGCAGTCAACCCTGCCTTGGCACCGGCGCGCAGCTGGACGGCCTTGCCAACAAGGGCTCCGCGCTGCTGTTCATCGGCATGGGCCTGGTGGTGGGGCTGTGGGTGCGGGCACGCCGCGACGTGCTCGCCGGCCTGCACGAGCGTGCCGAACGCCTGGAACGCGAACAGGCTGCCCGGGCCGAGCAGGCACGCGGGCAGGAGCGGGCCCGGATCGCCCGGGAGATGCACGACGTGGTGGCCCACCGGGTGTCGTTGATGGTCCTGCACGCGGGTGCGCTCGAGGTGAACGCACCGGACGAGCGGACGGCCCGGGCCGCCGAACTGATCCGGGGCACCGGGCGGGATGCGCTGGAGAACCTGCGGGAGGTGCTCGGGGTGCTACGCGCGCCGGCCGGTGCGCCGGCTCCGCTCACACCGCAACCCGGCCTTGACGACGTGGCCGGGCTGGTCGCGCAGTCGCGGGCGGCGGGCGTCGAGGTCACCCGCCGGGACGAGGGCACGCCGAGGGAGCTGCCGGCGATGGTGGGGAGTACGGCCTACCGGATCGTGCAGGAGGGGCTGACCAACGTGCACAAGCACGCGCCGGGGGCGCCGGTCGAGGTCGTGGTCGGCTACGGCCCCGAGGAGGTGTCGGTGACGGTTCGCAACGAGGCGCCGACCCGGCAGGCGACCGGGCCGGGCGGCGGTTTCGGGCTGGTCGGTCTGCGCGAGCGCGTTCACCTGCTGGGCGGTGAGTTCCGGGCCGGCCCGACCGCACGAGGCGGCTTCGAGGTCGTCGCCGTGCTGCCCGCGCGCACCTCCCGTTCCGGCACCGAGACGGCCGGTACCCAGACGGCCGGCACCGAGACGGCCGGCACCGACCTGCCGTACGCAGCACACGACAGGGGAGCGGCGACATGA
- a CDS encoding DedA family protein — MTESILQVVHDVMSSPWIYLALFLLAATDAFLPAVPSESVVITAGVFAASSGSPNLALVILAAAAGAFVGDHISYAIGRGAGGRLLARARPGSRQRRAFDRAAEALAERGGLVLVVARYVPGGRTAVTVTMGALGYSRRRFTRFDILAAGSWAVYSVLVGYVGGMAFENDPIKGVVLGVGLALGVTALVEGVRHLRRRRRLRRAEPARALVPAGDRQSA, encoded by the coding sequence GTGACCGAGTCGATCCTGCAGGTGGTCCACGACGTGATGAGCTCGCCGTGGATCTACCTGGCGCTGTTCCTGCTCGCCGCCACGGACGCGTTCCTGCCCGCGGTTCCGAGCGAGAGCGTGGTGATCACCGCGGGGGTGTTCGCCGCGTCGAGCGGCTCGCCGAACCTCGCCCTGGTCATACTCGCGGCCGCCGCCGGAGCATTCGTGGGAGACCACATCTCCTACGCCATCGGCCGCGGCGCCGGCGGCCGGCTGCTCGCCCGGGCCCGGCCGGGCAGCAGGCAGCGCAGGGCGTTCGACCGGGCCGCCGAGGCGCTCGCCGAACGCGGCGGCCTGGTGCTGGTGGTGGCGAGGTACGTGCCCGGCGGGCGGACCGCGGTCACCGTCACCATGGGCGCGCTCGGCTACTCCCGCCGCCGGTTCACCCGCTTCGACATCCTCGCGGCGGGGTCGTGGGCGGTCTACTCCGTACTGGTCGGGTACGTCGGCGGGATGGCGTTCGAGAACGACCCGATCAAGGGTGTGGTGCTCGGCGTCGGCCTCGCGCTCGGGGTCACCGCGCTGGTCGAGGGGGTCCGCCACCTGCGCCGCCGTCGGCGCCTCCGCCGGGCAGAGCCCGCGCGTGCGCTGGTGCCTGCAGGCGACCGGCAGTCGGCCTGA
- a CDS encoding TIM barrel protein produces the protein MDLGPLTGRVAGAPISWGVCEAPGWGHELPASLVLAQMAELGLAATELGPTGYLGADTDAVRATLDTHGLSLVGGFLPVTLHVGAEVDLTEADAAIRTLAAAGSQVVVLAADAGPAGYDSKVVLDEDQWAHLVHNLDRVRALVTELGMRTTLHPHVGTAIESAESVRQLLARSDVPLCLDTGHLAVGGADPLELAKSAPERVGHVHLKDVRNEVAAEFNAGAFSWVDAVRRGLFAPLGDGDLDIAGVVVELERAGFTGWYVLEQDTALGGAPAVGEGPVNDVRRSIEYLRDTVVPALGAEVNDRG, from the coding sequence ATGGACCTGGGACCTCTGACCGGCAGGGTGGCCGGTGCGCCCATTTCCTGGGGAGTGTGCGAGGCGCCGGGCTGGGGCCACGAGCTGCCGGCCTCGCTGGTGCTCGCGCAGATGGCCGAGCTCGGGCTGGCGGCGACCGAACTCGGTCCCACCGGCTACCTCGGCGCGGACACCGACGCGGTCCGGGCCACACTGGACACGCACGGGCTGAGTCTGGTCGGCGGGTTTCTGCCGGTGACCCTGCACGTCGGCGCCGAGGTCGACCTGACCGAGGCGGACGCGGCGATCCGTACCCTCGCCGCCGCCGGGTCGCAGGTCGTGGTGCTCGCCGCGGACGCGGGGCCGGCGGGCTATGACAGCAAGGTCGTCCTCGACGAGGACCAGTGGGCCCACCTGGTGCACAACCTCGACCGGGTGCGGGCCCTGGTCACCGAGCTGGGAATGCGCACCACACTGCACCCGCACGTGGGGACGGCGATCGAGTCCGCCGAGTCCGTACGCCAGTTGCTGGCGCGCTCCGACGTTCCGTTGTGCCTGGACACCGGCCACCTCGCGGTCGGCGGGGCGGACCCGCTGGAGCTGGCGAAGTCCGCGCCGGAGCGGGTGGGACACGTGCACCTGAAGGACGTCCGCAACGAGGTCGCGGCGGAGTTCAACGCGGGCGCCTTCAGCTGGGTGGACGCGGTCCGCCGCGGGTTGTTCGCCCCGCTGGGCGACGGCGACCTGGACATCGCCGGCGTGGTGGTCGAGCTGGAGCGGGCGGGATTCACCGGGTGGTACGTCCTCGAGCAGGACACCGCGCTGGGCGGCGCTCCCGCAGTCGGCGAGGGTCCGGTCAACGACGTCCGCCGCAGCATCGAGTACCTCCGGGACACGGTCGTTCCGGCACTCGGTGCGGAGGTGAACGACCGTGGCTGA